One genomic window of Cannabis sativa cultivar Pink pepper isolate KNU-18-1 chromosome 2, ASM2916894v1, whole genome shotgun sequence includes the following:
- the LOC133034477 gene encoding uncharacterized protein LOC133034477 has product MTYRPPYTTLANIKQEPGESLQDYFKRFNAEVTKVEKAPESSLVCMLITGVLPRTDFWKELQARRPESLVEFFAMTEPHKRIENSLVELEKGKDKRKSPVPRSRSRSPRGKNSRGRSPRRRSPRRQRSPKLAKSPPKKESSPKRKGGPRFVNYTELAVPRDHIYAIKEKNGVFKKPPPIRGNRDKRDPKKFCKYHKDIGHTTLECWVLQYEIEELIRRGKFSKYKRNKESHPRADDKEENQNASGLRTPRNILTIIGGPHIAGDSRKSQERYAKEAKEKPLTNVNNLSERPEKLFKRECDDITFMESDAKWVHHLHSDALVIVANIGGDNVHRILVDNGISVNLLNFQAFKQMGLHDKDLRPVTSSIYGFTDDVIALKGMICWFLCPK; this is encoded by the coding sequence ATGACTTATAGGCCGCCCTATACTACTCTGGCTAACATCAAGCAAGAACCCGGTGAGTCTTTGCAAGACTATTTTAAACGTTTTAATGCCGAAGTAACAAAAGTtgagaaggctcccgagtcttcgcttgtttgcatgttaATAACAGGTGTCCTGCCAAGAACCGATTTTTGGAAGGAGTTACAGGCCCGGAGACCAGAATCGCTAGTCGAATTCTTTGCCATGACCGAACCGCATAAGAGAATTGAAAATTCTCTGGTAGAATTGGAGAAAGGCAAAGACAAACGTAAGTCACCAGTACCGCGGTCACGATCCCGCAGTCCCCGAGGGAAAAATTCCAGAGGtcgaagcccaagaagacgcagTCCACGTAGACAGCGAAGCCCGAAATTGGCCAAGTCCCCTccaaagaaggagtcctcgccgAAAAGAAAAGGCGGACCACGCTTCGTGAATTATACTGAGCTCGCGGTACCACGAGACCATATCTACGCCATCAAGGAAAAGAATGGGGTCTTCAAGAAGCCACCCCCGATCAGGGGAAACCGCGACAAGAGGGATCCCAAGAAATTTTGTAAGTACCATAAAGATATTGGTCACACAACTTTGGAGTGTTGGGTTTTGCAGTATGAGATTGAAGAGCTGATCAGAAGGGGAAAATTTAGCAAATACAAAAGGAACAAGGAAAGTCATCCCCGAGCGGATGACAAAGAGGAAAACCAAAATGCGAGTGGCTTAAGAACGCCTCGTAATATATTGACCATCATAGGCGGGCCCCATATCGCAGGTGACTCCAGAAAGTCCCAGGAGCGATATGCGAAGGAAGCCAAAGAGAAGCCACTCACCAACGTGAACAATCTCAGTGAGCGACCAGAGAAGTTATTCAAGAgagaatgcgacgacatcacATTCATGGAGAGTGATGCGAAATGGGTCCATCACCTGCATTCCGACGCACTGGTAATTGTTGCCAATATTGGCGGAGACAATGTCCACCGTATACTCGTGGACAACGGAATTTCAGTAAATCTCTTGAACTTCCAAGCATTTAAGCAAATGGGGTTGCATGATAAGGATCTGCGACCTGTTACGTCGAGTATATATGGTTTTACCGACGACGTTATTGCGTTGAAAGGAATGATTTGTTggtttttgtgccctaaataa
- the LOC133034478 gene encoding uncharacterized protein LOC133034478, translating into MIKLPITLGTALAVAKLMADFAVIDQYSAYNAVIGRPILKEMKIVTSIYHLTMKFPTPARVGSVRGVQSDSGECYNAAVKLAEKKSVNVIYLLEAPPPRQEVFRIEEVPHKDGPDLDPTILDYGTTAQAAEDTIEVPIDPVDNSATYQRLVNMMFANLIGDTMEVYVDNMLVKSQHAKDHVTHLQAMFDILQRYKMRLNPLKCAFGVSSGKFLEFIVNQRGIEANSAKIKALVEMPSPTKQKEVQSLTGKVVALNRFISRSSDKCKEFFQILKGNKKFQWTKECEEAFKALKKNLGQPPILSKPMTGEVLSIYLAVSEYVITSESLGKTRDIGEIVEMVSRVKPIRHQVNGEYLARGGRLVKYLAIVCELMHKFKKVVLSRVPRAHNSHADALARLASTREAELLDVIPVDVLAHPTINQEAIMEGSLTW; encoded by the exons atgatTAAGCTGCCAATTACCTTGGGAACCGCCCTTGCAGTAGCCAAATTAATGGCTGATTTCGCGGTAATCGACCAATATTCGGCGTACAATGCCGTGATTGGTCGGCCAATCCTGAAAGAGATGAAGATCGTGacttcgatctatcatctcacaatgaagttccctactcctgCTAGAGTAGGCTCTGTGCGAGGAGTCCAGTCAGACTCAGGAGAATGCTACAATGCAGCAGTCAAGCTCGCAGAGAAGAAGTCAGTAAATGTAATCTATCTGTTAgaggcaccacctcctcgccaggagGTCTTTAGAATCGAAGAAGTGCCGCACAAAGATGGACCAGATTTGGATCCGACGATCCTCGATTATGGCACAACCGCCCAAGCTGCGGAAGACACTATTGAGGTACCTATTGATCCCGTAGATAata gtgcgacatATCAAAGGCttgtgaatatgatgttcgcaaaTCTTATTGGGGAcaccatggaagtatatgttgacaatatgctcgtaaaatctcaacatgcAAAAGACCATGTCACCCATTTACAGGCAATGTTTGATATATTGCAACGATATAAAATGCGGCTAAACCCTCTAAAATGCGCCTTTGGAGTCAGTTCAGGGAAATTCCTTGAATTCATTGTTAATCAACGAGGAATAGAGGCAAACTCCGCGAAGATCAAAGCATTggtggaaatgccatcaccGACTAAGCAAAAAGAAGtccaaagcctcacaggtaaagtcgtcGCTCTAAACCGCTTTATATCACGATCCTCTGATAAATGtaaggagttttttcagattttaaaaggCAATAAGAAGTTCCAATGGACCAAGGAATGCGAGGAGGCTTTTAaagcattaaaaaaaaatttggggcAGCCCCCAATCCTATCAAAGCCCATGACCGGCGAGGTCTTATCCATTTACCTAGCGGTGTCAGAATATGTGATTACTTCG GAAAGTCTTGGCAAAACCAGAGAcatcggggagattgttgaAATGGTCAGTAGAGTTAAGCCAATTCGACATCAG gtgaatggagaatatctCGCGAGAGGCGGGAGATTGGTTAAGTATCTAGCCATAGTATGCGAACTGATGCATAAATTCAAGAAAGTAGTCCTGTcccgagtaccgcgtgctcataACTCACatgcagacgcattggcccgtttggcctcgACTAGGGAAGCTgaattactcgatgtaattcctgttgatgtattggctcacccaacgATAAATCAAGAAGCGATAATGGAAGGGTCTCTTACCTGGTGA